From Triticum urartu cultivar G1812 chromosome 2, Tu2.1, whole genome shotgun sequence, a single genomic window includes:
- the LOC125533690 gene encoding COX assembly mitochondrial protein 2 homolog, protein MHPHLTLHRHPMCAEIIEEFQKCHVDHPIKKFFGECTDLKIKLDRCFRQEKAVKRKANFEESKKFKERLQAYKKEMAEKENES, encoded by the exons ATGCATCCCCATCTAACCCTACACAGGCATCCTATGTGTGCTGAG ATTATTGAAGAATTCCAGAAGTGCCATGTGGATCACCCCATCAAAAAATTCTTTGGTGAATGCACAGATCTTAAGATTAAGCTTGATCGGTGCTTCCGGCAGGAG AAAGCTGTGAAGAGAAAGGCAAACTTTGAAGAGAGCAAGAAATTTAAAGAAAGGTTGCAGGCTTATAAAAAGGAAATGGCTGAGAAAGAAAATGAATCATAG
- the LOC125533689 gene encoding chitinase 5-like, with amino-acid sequence MAKSPMAILALGLAAVVLSGAGLAGGDPVESVVTDAFFDGIKSRAAADGCPGKSFYTRQFFLDGAQANPDFGEGGTSDDGKREIAAFFAHFTHETGYMCYIEEKDGASQNYCDTNYPLWPCTSGRAYYGRGPLQLTWNYNYGAAGQKLGFNGLDNPEKVAQDPALTFQAAFWFWMTNVHQVVPQGFGETTRKINSGECNGGNAPAMNARANYYVEYCKQFGVDPGNNLTC; translated from the exons ATGGCGAAGTCGCCCATGGCGATCCTGGCTCTCGGGCTAGCAGCAGTAGTCCTATCTGGCGCCGGACTGGCGGGCGGCGATCCCGTGGAGAGCGTCGTCACCGACGCGTTCTTCGACGGGATCAAGTCCCGGGCCGCCGCCGACGGGTGCCCCGGCAAGAGCTTTTACACGCGCCAGTTTTTCCTGGACGGCGCCCAGGCGAACCCCGACTTCGGGGAAGGCGGCACCAGCGACGACGGCAAGAGGGAGATAGCCGCCTTCTTCGCCCATTTCACCCACGAGACTGGAT ACATGTGCTACATCGAGGAGAAGGACGGGGCGAGCCAGAACTACTGCGACACGAATTACCCGCTGTGGCCGTGTACCTCGGGGAGGGCGTACTACGGGCGCGGGCCGCTGCAGCTGACGTGGAACTACAACTACGGGGCGGCGGGGCAGAAGCTCGGCTTCAACGGGCTCGACAACCCGGAGAAGGTGGCGCAGGACCCGGCGTTGACGTTCCAGGCGGCGTTCTGGTTCTGGATGACCAACGTGCATCAGGTCGTGCCGCAGGGGTTCGGCGAGACCACCAGGAAAATCAACAGTGGCGAGTGCAACGGCGGGAACGCGCCGGCGATGAACGCGCGGGCGAACTACTACGTGGAGTACTGCAAGCAGTTCGGGGTCGACCCGGGGAACAACCTCACTTGCTAG